One stretch of Chryseobacterium fluminis DNA includes these proteins:
- the gcvH gene encoding glycine cleavage system protein GcvH: MNTPSELKYTKDHEWIKIEGNVATIGITDFAQGELGDIVYVDVDTVDDDLEGGAVFGSVEAVKTVSDLFLPVAGKVIEFNSELEAQPELLNTDPYGNGWIIKLELADGADHSELLSAEEYQAVIG; this comes from the coding sequence ATGAACACACCATCAGAATTAAAGTACACGAAAGATCACGAATGGATTAAGATCGAAGGTAACGTTGCTACAATTGGTATTACAGACTTTGCACAGGGAGAGCTTGGAGATATCGTTTACGTGGATGTAGATACAGTAGATGATGATTTAGAAGGAGGAGCCGTTTTCGGAAGTGTAGAAGCAGTAAAAACGGTTTCAGACTTATTTTTGCCAGTCGCTGGAAAGGTGATTGAATTTAATTCAGAGTTGGAAGCTCAGCCTGAACTGTTAAATACAGATCCTTATGGAAACGGATGGATCATTAAATTAGAACTTGCTGACGGTGCTGATCATTCAGAATTGCTTTCTGCAGAAGAATACCAAGCTGTCATTGGATAG
- a CDS encoding VanZ family protein gives MPIYWAFLTYMLLRPGEENHEYWFMFSGIDKVLHLGIFAALGFCFMAAFPKIRFYYFIQIILIYAFLTEILQNEMGLGRSMEALDIVADMIGCLMGYYIYKALIKRFF, from the coding sequence TTGCCCATTTATTGGGCATTTCTTACTTATATGCTCCTCAGGCCTGGAGAAGAAAACCATGAATATTGGTTTATGTTCAGCGGCATCGATAAAGTTCTGCACCTTGGTATCTTCGCAGCGCTGGGATTCTGCTTTATGGCTGCCTTTCCCAAAATTAGATTTTACTATTTCATTCAGATTATTCTTATCTATGCTTTCCTTACCGAAATCCTTCAGAACGAAATGGGTCTCGGAAGATCGATGGAAGCTCTGGATATCGTAGCAGATATGATCGGCTGTCTTATGGGTTACTATATATATAAAGCCCTGATCAAACGATTTTTTTAA